A region of Dioscorea cayenensis subsp. rotundata cultivar TDr96_F1 chromosome 5, TDr96_F1_v2_PseudoChromosome.rev07_lg8_w22 25.fasta, whole genome shotgun sequence DNA encodes the following proteins:
- the LOC120262193 gene encoding uncharacterized protein LOC120262193 → MRREGRQHGMVITHIVISPPFNSNPKSRILNKLEAPVIAGVYAKVSSKPTNHSKFTGRCSKTMCSARHLRPACKSKAKAKGHRKFRSLDFSGVLDYHDHDHHDDNDDIDDDDGMIGGEGDHKGGDDDDHKEWFFVGKI, encoded by the coding sequence atgAGAAGAGAAGGAAGGCAACATGGAATGGTTATAACTCACATTGTCATCTCACCACCTTTCAACTCAAACCCAAAGTCTAGAATCTTAAACAAGCTTGAAGCTCCGGTGATCGCCGGAGTTTATGCTAAGGTATCTTCAAAGCCTACCAACCACTCTAAGTTCACCGGCAGGTGTTCCAAAACCATGTGCTCTGCTCGCCATCTCCGGCCTGCATGCAAGTCTAAGGCCAAAGCTAAAGGCCACCGTAAGTTCAGATCATTGGACTTCTCCGGAGTTTTGGATtatcatgatcatgatcatcatgatgataatgatgatattgatgatgatgatggaatgATAGGTGGTGAAGGTGATCACAaaggtggtgatgatgatgatcataaaGAATGGTTCTTTGTAGGAAAGATATAA